From one bacterium genomic stretch:
- a CDS encoding amidohydrolase family protein translates to MKSKNKITRRSILKGAGLVSAMPLLTAAPALPAGRAAKTSEAFKEISEKVWKTPFIDTHEHLIEEHQRLAVPTTHLRCDDWSMLMSHYMDSDFLTAGMSQQAYQDFFASRMDPKDKWALIAPWWPHVRNTGYGQAAQITLRELYQIEELSAATVHRLQERYESVRRPGFYRKILEDVCRIESCQVNYIGRPFCESAMPLLLMQDLSIRGMYAVRGKPAGVALQEYSEPAGIEVTCLADWHRVIDWWFDKYARYAVAVKSQNAYSRDIDHELISAEVADPIFKEHLDGERLDDAHKKALEDHLFWYAVSKSTEHNLPVKLHTGYYAGQNINLPLWRIRNNPASASDLCRRSPKTTFVFMHISYPYYEEMIAVAKHYTNAHIDMCWSWLINPLAAKDFLKKYLVAAPANKLFSFGGDYFHVEPVVGHAALARHGITQALTELVEERWIKIDAALNLADAIMHQNARRIFHLNEKSEALKHA, encoded by the coding sequence ATGAAATCGAAAAATAAAATAACGCGGCGATCGATACTCAAAGGCGCCGGCCTGGTCAGCGCCATGCCGCTGCTGACAGCTGCTCCCGCCCTCCCGGCAGGCCGCGCCGCAAAGACCAGCGAAGCGTTCAAGGAGATCAGCGAGAAAGTGTGGAAGACGCCGTTCATCGACACTCACGAACATCTGATCGAGGAACATCAACGATTAGCGGTACCCACCACTCATCTTCGCTGCGATGACTGGTCCATGTTGATGAGCCACTATATGGATTCAGATTTTTTGACCGCCGGCATGAGCCAGCAGGCTTATCAAGATTTTTTTGCTTCCAGAATGGATCCCAAAGATAAATGGGCGTTGATCGCCCCCTGGTGGCCGCATGTGCGCAATACAGGTTATGGTCAGGCCGCGCAGATCACCCTGCGGGAATTGTATCAGATAGAAGAGCTGTCAGCCGCTACGGTTCATCGTCTTCAGGAGCGCTACGAATCGGTCCGGCGTCCTGGATTTTACCGGAAGATCCTGGAGGACGTGTGCCGCATCGAATCCTGCCAGGTCAATTATATCGGCAGGCCGTTCTGCGAGTCAGCCATGCCGCTGTTGCTCATGCAGGACCTTTCTATTCGCGGCATGTACGCCGTTCGAGGCAAGCCCGCCGGTGTGGCCCTGCAGGAATACAGCGAACCGGCAGGCATTGAGGTCACATGCCTTGCAGACTGGCATCGGGTGATTGATTGGTGGTTTGACAAATATGCAAGATATGCGGTGGCGGTCAAATCGCAGAACGCCTATTCTCGCGACATCGATCACGAACTGATCTCCGCAGAAGTCGCAGATCCCATATTTAAAGAGCATTTGGACGGAGAACGGTTGGACGATGCCCATAAGAAGGCGTTGGAGGATCACCTGTTTTGGTACGCCGTGTCCAAATCCACTGAACACAATCTGCCGGTAAAATTGCATACCGGCTATTATGCCGGACAAAACATCAATCTGCCGTTATGGCGCATTCGCAACAATCCTGCTTCGGCCTCAGACCTTTGCCGCCGGTCGCCCAAAACCACCTTCGTATTCATGCATATCAGCTATCCCTATTACGAGGAAATGATCGCGGTGGCCAAGCATTACACCAACGCCCATATCGACATGTGCTGGTCCTGGTTGATCAACCCGCTGGCGGCCAAAGATTTTCTTAAAAAATATCTCGTCGCTGCGCCGGCGAACAAGTTGTTCTCCTTTGGCGGCGATTATTTTCACGTCGAGCCCGTTGTGGGGCACGCTGCGCTGGCGCGGCACGGCATCACCCAAGCCCTGACCGAACTGGTGGAAGAAAGATGGATCAAAATCGATGCCGCCCTTAATCTGGCGGATGCGATTATGCATCAAAATGCCAGAAGGATCTTTCATCTGAATGAAAAAAGCGAGGCGTTGAAGCACGCT